The Mycolicibacterium brumae DNA window CGCGAGCTCGCCCCGATCGCCGCTGCGCTGGCGTTCGCCACCCAGTCCGGCTGCCGGTTCACCGCGCAGCTCGGTTCGCAGCGCATCGCCGAAGAGATCGACGCGCTGGACTCGCTGGCGATCCGGCCCATCCCGTACCTGGTCACCACCCGGCTGATGGCCTCCACCGTCGCCATCGTCCCGCTCTACGTGCTCTGCCTGGCGGCCAGTTACCTGACCACCCAGACCGTGGTCGCCCTGACCAGCGGCGGCTCCACCGGCTCATTCCTGCACTACTTCACGCTGATGCTCAACGGCAACGACGTGTTGTACTCGGTGATCAAGTGCGTGATCTTCGTGCTGATCTCCTCGACCATCCAGTGCTACTACGGCTTCTACGCCAGTGGCGGCCCGGAGGGCGTGGGTGTGGCCGCAGGCCACGCCATGCGAGCCGCCATCGTGGTGGTCGTGATCATCAACATGCTGCTGACCATGACGCTCTGGGGCGTCGACTCGGGCGTGAGGTTCGGTGGGTAATGGGACAACGTCGTAGCGATTACGAGCAGGACGGCCGCGGGCTCACCGGCCACCAGATCTTCCTGTGTGGCGTCGTCTTCCTCACCGTGATGGGCCTGACGCTGATGCTGCTGTCACTGCGTTCGGCGGGCAAGTTCGAGAACTACACCAAGCCGGTCCTGAAATTGGTCAATGTCGGCGACGGCCTGCCGCCGAAATCCGATGTCAAGTACCACGGCATGATCGTCGGCTGGGTCGAGGACGTGGTCCCGGCCCTCGGCGGCGAGCGCTACAACCAGGTGCACGTGAACATCGACGCCCGGCACGCCCCGGCCATCCCCGCCGATGTGACTGCGCGCGTGATCCCCGCGAACATCTTCGCGGTCTCCGCCGTCGAACTGGTCGGCGGTGACGCCAACGGCCCGTCGCTGAAGTCCGGCGATCAGATCGTGGAGGACACCGAGCTTCCGACCGTGCTGTTCCAGACCACCATCACCAAGTTGCGGGACGCGCTGGAGGCGCTCGGCCGCGACCGCGAGGACCGCACCATCGGCATCCTCGAGGCGATGCAGGTCGCCACCCAGAACAAGCGGCCGAAGTTGCTGACCTCGGGCGCGCAGCTGCAGAAGCTGCTGGCCGACCTCGACGGCGTGATGGCCGACGATCCGGAGCAGAGCGACACCACGGTCAAGGCGCTGGTCAACGCCACCGAAGGACTCCAGCAGACCGCTCCGGAGCTGGTCGACGCGCTGCACAAGGCGATCCGCCCGATGCAGGTGTTCGTCGAGCAGAAGGGCCAGCTGTCCCAGATGCTTTCCGCCGGCCTGAACACCACGGGCACCGCGCAGACCGCGCTGGCCAACAACAGCGACAAATTGGTGCAGATCACCGGCAATATGACCCCGGTGCTCGGCACCCTGGCGCAGCAGGCGCACAACTTCGTGCCGGCCTTCCAGAAGCTCAACACCCTGTCGAACAAGTTCTTCGAGCAGGTCTGGATCAATGAGCTCGACACCCCGAACATGCGGATCAACCTGGCGCTGACCCCGACCTACGCCTACTCCCGGGCGGATTGCCCGCGCTACGGCGAGCTCAAGGGCAATAGCTGCTTCACCGCTCCGCTCATCCCGGTACGCCCGCAGCTGCCGGATCAGCTGCTGCCGCAGAACTACCAGGTGCCGCCGGATATGGCGCCCCCCGCGGGCACCGTCATCGGGCCCAACGGAAACCTGGTCGCCGTCGGCGCCCCGCTGATCGACCCGAACCCGAACCTGGCCGACCCCAACCCGCCGCTGCCCCCGGGCTTCGTCCCGGCGCCGCCGGCGCCGCTGACGGCCAACCCGGACGGGTTGCCGCCGAACCCGATCGGCCCCTCGGCCGAGCCGGCTCCGGTCGCGCCGAACGCCTTCCCGCCACCCGGTCCGGGCGGACCGCCGGTGACCGCGCCGGCGAGCAACACCGCGCCGACCGACGGCGCTGAGCCGACCGCGGAACAGCAGTTCCAGTCGGCCGTCGCCCCGGCGTCCTTCGGCGGCAACGTCGGCCCGGTCAACAGCGCCAAGGAGCGATTCCAGCTCAGCGTGATGACCGGGGAGAAGGCGTCCGAAGCCACGCAGCTGTTGCTGGGCCCGGTGGTCCGCGGCACCACCGTCACCGTCAACGCGAGCGCGCAGGAGGGTCCGAAGTGAGCGCAGGGTCCTCGATCAAGAAGCAGTTCCGCATCTCGGCCACCCTGTTGGCGCTGTTCATGGTCATCTCGTTGGGGCTGAGCTACATCGTCTACGTGACCCTGCGCCGCGACGTGGAGGGCCCGACGCAGACCTACGGCGCGGTGTTCTCCGACGCCTACGGACTGCGCGACGGCGATGACGTCCGGATGGCGGGTGTCCGCGTCGGCCGGGTGGACAGCATCGAACTCGACGGCGCGGTGGCGCGGGTGAAGTTCGTCCTGCAGGAAGGCCAGACGATCTACGGCAACACCGTCGCCGGGGTCATCTACGAGAACATCGTCGGCCAGCGTTTCCTCGGCCTGAGCCGCGGCAGCATCGGCGACCCGGCCCCGGTCGAACCCGGATTCGAGATCCCGATCGAGCAGACCGATCCGTCGTTCGACGTCGGCGCCTTCCTCAACGGCTACCAGCCGCTGTTCGCGACGCTCGACGTCGACGCCGCGGAAGATCTCACCCAGGGCATCATCGATTCGCTCAAGGGCGATGAGGGATCGCTGGCCACGCTGGTCAGCCAGACCTCGGACATCACCGAGACCTTCGCCGGACGCGACAACGCGCTGGGCACCACCATCACCAAGCTGGACACCGTGGTCGGCAACCTGGCCGACCAGAACGAGGCGCTGAACACCAATATCGACCAGGTTCAGGACGTCGTCGCGGCGTTCAACAACCGCCGGCCCGAACTCATCGACTCGATGGGGTCGATCTCCCGGGTGGTGTCCCAACTGGGATCGATCAGCAATGAGGTTCGGCCGTCCCTGGACGAGTTGGTTCAGCGGCAGCCCGGATTCGTCAGCCACATGACCGAGATCGAGCCACAGCTGGCTTTCCTCGGCGCCAACCTGCCGATCATGCTGAAGGGCCTGGCGCGGTTCTCCGGTGAGGGCGCGTTCACGCAGGCCTACGCCTGCGATCTGAACCTCAACGGCTTCATGCCCGGCTTCAACGACATCATCCCGATCATCGTCAACGCGGCCACCCCCGGCAACAAGGCGATGCACACCCCGAGGTGCAGGAACTTGGCAAATGGCTAGGGAAAAGACGCTCGAGGACCGCAACCGGACCGTTCTGGGCTTGATCGCGCTCGGCGTGACGGGCGCGCTGATCGCGCTGATGCTGTTCGTCAGCGCCCTGAACCTCGGATACAAGTCCTACACGCTGGAGTTCTCCGAGTCGGGCGCATTGATGCCCGGCCAGACGGTGACGGTCGCCGGCATCGAGGTCGGCAGCGTGTCCTCGATGAAGCTGGCCGGCCAGCACGTCGAGGGCAAGATCCGGGTGAAGAACGACGTGCGCCTGGGCAAGGACTCGCGCGCGGTCATCAAAGTGACCACGATCCTGGGCTCCCGGTACCTGGCGCTGTACCCGGCCGGCGACGGTGAACTGCCCAACGACCACTTCGATCTGGACCACACCCAGGCGCCGTATGACCTGCAGGCCGCCCTGACCGACATCACGCACAGCTACAAGGAGTTCAACGCCGAGCAGATGGCGGAGTCCATCGGCGTGCTGGGCGAGCAGATGAAGACGCTGCCGCCGCTGGTCCCGCAGGCGATGAAGAACATTCACACACTGTCCTCGATCATCGGGGACCGCCGCGATCAGATCGGCACCCTGCTGGCGGGCACCCAGCAGGTGACCGACACGCTGCGCGCCCAGCAGTCCAACATCGGGCTGCTGGTCAACCAGGGCCAGCAGTTGGTCGGCGAGTTCGTCAACCGCCGAGCCGCATTCCACTCCATGATGCAGGCGCTCACCAGCCTGTTCACCACGCTGGACGGCACCATCGTCGACAACCGCGCGGACCTGGACAAGTTGCTGACCGACCTGGACACGCTGTCGGGCATGCTGGCCGACCACGACGACCTGGTGGAGAACATCCTGCAGATCGGCCCGGTGGCCCTGCGCAACCTGGCCAACTCCACCGGAACCGGCAACGCCATCGACTTCAATATCGGCAACGGGTTGCTGAATGACTCGTGGATGTGCGCGATCAGCGGCCGGGCCAAGCAGTTCGGGATGATCCAGTACTTCAAGGACTGCAAATGAGCAAACGAGTCCTCGTCATCGTCGCGACCCTGGCCGTGGTCGGCCTGGTCATCGCGGGCTTCATCATCAAAGAGGTGAAGGCGCGGGTGGACACCATCCACGTCACCGGCAACTTCGCCAGCGCCAACGGCGTGTACGTCGACAACCTGGTGACCGTGCTGGGCATGCCGGTCGGCCGGGTCACCAAGGTGACCCCGAAGAACGGCTATGTCGAGGTCGAGTTCTCCATCGAGGGCAACGTCAAGGTGCCCAAGGACGTCCAGGCGGTCACCCTGCAGAC harbors:
- a CDS encoding ABC transporter permease, translated to MTASTYFPVKRIWSKTVDSVVKPITKIGHMVVFFFRAVLAVPLAIRHYSKEFIRLLSDVSWGNGSLVVGGGTIGVAVVLGVTVGALVGIEGYNFLNLLGLGPATGVISSLVNTRELAPIAAALAFATQSGCRFTAQLGSQRIAEEIDALDSLAIRPIPYLVTTRLMASTVAIVPLYVLCLAASYLTTQTVVALTSGGSTGSFLHYFTLMLNGNDVLYSVIKCVIFVLISSTIQCYYGFYASGGPEGVGVAAGHAMRAAIVVVVIINMLLTMTLWGVDSGVRFGG
- a CDS encoding MlaD family protein; this encodes MGQRRSDYEQDGRGLTGHQIFLCGVVFLTVMGLTLMLLSLRSAGKFENYTKPVLKLVNVGDGLPPKSDVKYHGMIVGWVEDVVPALGGERYNQVHVNIDARHAPAIPADVTARVIPANIFAVSAVELVGGDANGPSLKSGDQIVEDTELPTVLFQTTITKLRDALEALGRDREDRTIGILEAMQVATQNKRPKLLTSGAQLQKLLADLDGVMADDPEQSDTTVKALVNATEGLQQTAPELVDALHKAIRPMQVFVEQKGQLSQMLSAGLNTTGTAQTALANNSDKLVQITGNMTPVLGTLAQQAHNFVPAFQKLNTLSNKFFEQVWINELDTPNMRINLALTPTYAYSRADCPRYGELKGNSCFTAPLIPVRPQLPDQLLPQNYQVPPDMAPPAGTVIGPNGNLVAVGAPLIDPNPNLADPNPPLPPGFVPAPPAPLTANPDGLPPNPIGPSAEPAPVAPNAFPPPGPGGPPVTAPASNTAPTDGAEPTAEQQFQSAVAPASFGGNVGPVNSAKERFQLSVMTGEKASEATQLLLGPVVRGTTVTVNASAQEGPK
- a CDS encoding MCE family protein, whose product is MVISLGLSYIVYVTLRRDVEGPTQTYGAVFSDAYGLRDGDDVRMAGVRVGRVDSIELDGAVARVKFVLQEGQTIYGNTVAGVIYENIVGQRFLGLSRGSIGDPAPVEPGFEIPIEQTDPSFDVGAFLNGYQPLFATLDVDAAEDLTQGIIDSLKGDEGSLATLVSQTSDITETFAGRDNALGTTITKLDTVVGNLADQNEALNTNIDQVQDVVAAFNNRRPELIDSMGSISRVVSQLGSISNEVRPSLDELVQRQPGFVSHMTEIEPQLAFLGANLPIMLKGLARFSGEGAFTQAYACDLNLNGFMPGFNDIIPIIVNAATPGNKAMHTPRCRNLANG
- a CDS encoding MCE family protein, with protein sequence MAREKTLEDRNRTVLGLIALGVTGALIALMLFVSALNLGYKSYTLEFSESGALMPGQTVTVAGIEVGSVSSMKLAGQHVEGKIRVKNDVRLGKDSRAVIKVTTILGSRYLALYPAGDGELPNDHFDLDHTQAPYDLQAALTDITHSYKEFNAEQMAESIGVLGEQMKTLPPLVPQAMKNIHTLSSIIGDRRDQIGTLLAGTQQVTDTLRAQQSNIGLLVNQGQQLVGEFVNRRAAFHSMMQALTSLFTTLDGTIVDNRADLDKLLTDLDTLSGMLADHDDLVENILQIGPVALRNLANSTGTGNAIDFNIGNGLLNDSWMCAISGRAKQFGMIQYFKDCK